Proteins co-encoded in one Armatimonadota bacterium genomic window:
- a CDS encoding FGGY family carbohydrate kinase, which yields MAAIDLGTTRIKVGIFDLAGSLLASTSREQSLLFPAAGRVEQDPHRTWALQCEALREALARAEVAPEGVEAVTLSVQRGTVIALDGSGEPLTNHIVWMDQRGVARLEEARRAVGPERYYDTAGHPLVPYTGLSKVLWLQRDAPDLFSRSRVVGPPQTLYLRWLGADELLCDTSVATFFGPFDIRRMDWSDDLLAALALPREKLPRITPSVTVAGAVSQRAAEACGLRVGTRVIAGGGDGQCAGAGSGVTVPGRVMVNIGTAAGVQVFLAEPRLDPRRVLNCGAHVVTGAWEMEGHTQASGAVFRWVRDELARDQAQHAQGIESAYDRLAQEAAAVPPGAEGLLVLPTFNGVSAPFIRPEFRGAILGLGLAHTRAHIIRAVLEGISLEIRWMLEAVREAGGEVSEVRLVGGGSLSPVWNQIHADVLGLPVTTLDVADAAVTGAAICAAVSMGAYRDFHAAAEVFARPRERFEPTQRHAAFYEDLYGAYRHLVEILDQGGIFQRLGRVKPR from the coding sequence GTGGCGGCCATCGACCTGGGGACGACGAGAATCAAGGTCGGTATCTTCGACCTGGCCGGATCACTGCTGGCCTCGACCTCCCGGGAACAGAGCTTGCTCTTCCCGGCGGCAGGCCGTGTCGAGCAGGACCCTCATCGCACCTGGGCATTGCAGTGTGAGGCATTGCGCGAGGCCCTGGCCCGGGCCGAGGTGGCCCCCGAGGGGGTCGAGGCGGTCACGCTCTCGGTTCAGCGGGGAACGGTGATCGCGCTTGACGGGAGCGGGGAGCCGCTGACGAACCACATCGTCTGGATGGACCAGCGGGGCGTCGCCCGACTGGAAGAAGCCCGCCGGGCGGTCGGCCCAGAGCGCTATTACGACACCGCCGGGCACCCCCTGGTCCCCTACACCGGGCTTTCGAAAGTCCTGTGGCTGCAGCGCGACGCGCCCGATCTCTTCTCACGCTCCCGGGTGGTTGGGCCGCCCCAGACGCTCTACCTTCGGTGGCTCGGCGCCGACGAGCTCCTCTGTGACACCTCGGTGGCCACGTTCTTCGGCCCGTTCGACATCCGTCGGATGGACTGGAGCGACGACCTGCTCGCGGCCCTCGCCCTTCCCCGGGAGAAACTGCCGCGGATAACGCCGTCGGTCACCGTTGCCGGCGCCGTCTCGCAGCGAGCAGCGGAGGCGTGCGGGCTGCGGGTGGGGACGCGGGTGATAGCGGGCGGCGGCGACGGGCAGTGTGCAGGTGCAGGCAGCGGTGTGACCGTTCCCGGCCGGGTGATGGTGAACATCGGCACGGCGGCGGGAGTTCAGGTCTTTCTTGCCGAACCGCGTCTCGATCCTCGACGGGTGCTGAACTGTGGCGCGCACGTGGTGACGGGGGCCTGGGAGATGGAGGGACACACCCAGGCCTCGGGAGCCGTCTTCCGGTGGGTTCGGGATGAATTGGCCCGTGATCAGGCACAGCACGCGCAAGGGATCGAGTCCGCCTATGACCGCTTGGCCCAAGAGGCCGCGGCGGTCCCGCCCGGGGCCGAAGGTTTGCTGGTGCTTCCCACCTTCAACGGCGTCAGTGCCCCGTTCATCCGTCCCGAGTTTCGGGGCGCCATCCTGGGCCTGGGGCTGGCACACACGCGGGCGCACATCATCCGAGCGGTCCTCGAGGGAATCAGCCTGGAGATCCGCTGGATGCTGGAGGCGGTCCGGGAGGCGGGGGGTGAGGTCAGCGAAGTGCGGCTGGTCGGCGGTGGCTCCCTCTCGCCGGTCTGGAACCAGATTCACGCCGATGTCCTGGGCCTCCCTGTCACGACTCTCGATGTGGCCGACGCCGCAGTGACGGGAGCCGCCATTTGCGCCGCCGTCTCCATGGGGGCCTACCGGGACTTTCACGCGGCGGCAGAGGTCTTCGCCCGCCCGCGGGAACGCTTTGAGCCGACTCAGCGCCATGCCGCCTTCTATGAAGACCTCTATGGAGCATACCGCCACCTCGTTGAGATCCTTGACCAGGGCGGGATCTTCCAACGATTGGGGAGGGTAAAGCCAAGATGA
- a CDS encoding ABC transporter substrate-binding protein, translating to MRKLLRLAALIGMIVASFSPVQAGPALQPSRGGTLRVALSGELPTLDWQFTTSFTAGYVAAHIFEGLFTVDSRLRTRPMLAERWTVSSDRRTYTITLRRGVLFHHGREMTSADAAASLTRWGRISTVGRLVFNSVQEVQAPDPSTVVVRFTEPYSLLVEALGWPHQAAVIYPREVIEEAGTGPIRRFIGTGPYRFVEHIRDRHYRLERFDRYVSRTDPPDGMAGRKVAYLDALLFVPVPDTAVRVAGLQRGEFHQIQFAPSDEYDRLRADPNIEPWIDPVPWWLTAKFNVRRGLFADVRLREAFHLATNKEEVMRGTMGPRQFWRVDPGVMVKEHPMWNDAGAEVYRRQDVERARQLLQEAGYRGQPVRWLTSMAVPPYGISAQVAKAMLERAGFTVDLQVVDFPTLLSRWSNPDLWDVASGGVTPVPDPSFLWVLLPTWPGWYESRNMQGVLRLMSRHSNPKVRTDLWRQGQQIFYREFPAIKFGDFFWFSPYRRELKGFTGPLLLYYWNAWLQR from the coding sequence GTGAGAAAGCTGCTCAGGCTTGCCGCCTTAATCGGCATGATTGTGGCGTCCTTCTCGCCCGTCCAGGCAGGACCCGCGCTCCAGCCAAGCCGTGGAGGGACCCTCCGAGTTGCCCTCAGCGGTGAACTGCCGACGCTGGACTGGCAGTTCACGACGTCGTTCACCGCCGGCTACGTCGCCGCCCACATCTTCGAGGGGCTGTTCACCGTTGACAGTCGGCTCAGGACGCGGCCCATGCTCGCCGAGCGTTGGACTGTGAGCAGCGACCGCCGGACATACACGATCACGCTGCGGCGGGGGGTCCTCTTTCACCATGGGAGGGAGATGACCAGCGCCGATGCCGCGGCGTCGCTGACGCGCTGGGGGCGCATCAGCACCGTGGGAAGGCTCGTCTTCAACTCCGTCCAGGAGGTGCAGGCCCCTGACCCGTCGACGGTTGTTGTGCGATTCACGGAGCCCTACAGCTTGCTCGTCGAGGCTTTGGGATGGCCGCATCAGGCAGCGGTGATCTACCCGCGGGAAGTCATCGAGGAGGCAGGGACCGGTCCCATCCGCCGTTTTATCGGAACGGGTCCCTACCGTTTCGTGGAGCACATCCGGGACCGCCACTATCGGCTGGAGCGCTTCGACCGCTACGTCTCTCGCACCGACCCGCCAGATGGGATGGCTGGACGGAAGGTCGCCTACCTGGATGCTCTGCTCTTCGTCCCCGTGCCGGACACGGCCGTTCGGGTCGCCGGGCTGCAGCGGGGGGAGTTCCATCAAATCCAGTTCGCGCCCAGCGACGAGTACGATCGCCTTCGGGCCGACCCGAACATCGAGCCATGGATCGACCCCGTCCCCTGGTGGCTCACCGCGAAGTTCAACGTTCGCCGCGGTCTCTTCGCCGACGTGCGCCTCCGGGAAGCCTTCCACCTGGCCACCAACAAGGAGGAGGTGATGCGGGGCACTATGGGCCCGCGCCAGTTCTGGCGAGTCGACCCCGGTGTGATGGTCAAAGAGCACCCGATGTGGAACGACGCGGGAGCCGAGGTCTACCGGAGACAGGACGTGGAGCGCGCCCGTCAGCTCCTGCAGGAGGCCGGCTACCGCGGCCAGCCCGTGCGCTGGCTCACGTCGATGGCGGTCCCGCCGTATGGCATCTCCGCGCAAGTCGCCAAGGCGATGCTCGAGCGCGCCGGCTTCACCGTCGACCTGCAGGTAGTAGACTTTCCTACGTTGTTGAGCCGCTGGAGCAACCCCGACCTCTGGGATGTCGCTAGTGGAGGCGTGACACCGGTACCCGACCCCTCCTTCCTCTGGGTCCTTCTCCCCACTTGGCCGGGGTGGTATGAGAGCCGGAACATGCAGGGCGTCTTGCGCCTGATGAGCCGTCACAGTAATCCGAAGGTTCGCACCGACCTCTGGCGCCAGGGGCAACAGATTTTCTACCGCGAGTTTCCGGCGATCAAGTTCGGGGACTTCTTCTGGTTCTCGCCCTACCGCCGGGAGCTCAAGGGCTTCACTGGCCCGCTGCTCCTGTACTACTGGAACGCCTGGCTGCAGCGGTAG
- a CDS encoding BtpA/SgcQ family protein has product MIWFQEVFAVTRPIIGMVHLPALPGTPLFSGSTELRTLVRGVRADLDALQEGGVDGVLFCNENDRPYTLTVGPEVVASMTRIVTDLLPYVRVPFGVDVLWDPLAALAVAKATGAQFVRGVFTGAYAGDFGIWNTDPGRVWRYRASIGAANVKLFYNINAEFAAPLAPRPIEAVARSAVMSAMAEALCVSGSMTGEEVANELLERVKAAAGEVPVLANTGVTVENVSRKLAVADGAIVGTGFKVDGVTWNRVDPRRVEALMRVVRALRQNEPEAGIVRE; this is encoded by the coding sequence ATGATCTGGTTCCAAGAGGTCTTCGCTGTCACCCGGCCCATCATCGGCATGGTCCACCTGCCGGCGCTCCCGGGGACCCCCCTCTTCAGTGGGTCGACGGAGCTCCGAACGCTCGTCCGCGGGGTCCGGGCTGACCTGGATGCCCTCCAGGAAGGAGGGGTGGATGGCGTCCTCTTCTGCAACGAGAACGATCGGCCGTACACGCTGACCGTCGGCCCGGAGGTCGTCGCGAGCATGACGCGCATCGTTACGGACCTCCTGCCCTACGTACGAGTGCCGTTCGGCGTGGACGTCCTCTGGGATCCGCTCGCCGCGCTAGCCGTGGCCAAAGCTACGGGAGCGCAGTTCGTCCGAGGCGTCTTTACGGGCGCCTATGCTGGCGACTTCGGCATCTGGAATACCGATCCGGGCCGGGTCTGGCGCTACCGCGCCTCCATCGGCGCGGCCAACGTCAAGCTGTTCTACAACATCAATGCTGAATTCGCCGCCCCTCTGGCGCCGCGTCCCATCGAGGCGGTGGCACGCTCGGCAGTTATGAGCGCGATGGCTGAGGCCCTCTGCGTGTCGGGGTCGATGACGGGGGAGGAGGTGGCCAATGAGCTTCTGGAACGGGTGAAGGCTGCCGCCGGGGAAGTCCCGGTGCTGGCCAACACAGGAGTGACCGTCGAGAACGTGAGTCGCAAGCTCGCCGTGGCAGACGGCGCCATCGTGGGCACCGGCTTCAAGGTGGACGGGGTGACCTGGAATCGCGTGGACCCTCGGCGTGTGGAGGCGCTGATGCGGGTCGTGCGTGCTCTCCGGCAGAATGAACCGGAGGCGGGAATCGTTCGGGAGTAG
- a CDS encoding ABC transporter permease, producing MFAYLLRRLAALVPVMLIVATVGFVIVRLAPGDPAVVMLGPDASPDRVAELRRDLGLQEPVPVQLLRWYQRVLRADFGRSVFEGDPVTQVIRNRLEPTVLLTLLAMVVAMAIGVPAGVASAVRRNSLVDQLLMGVALLGVSMPSFWLGLNLILVFSLALGLFPVSGYVPLHENWTAALRSLVLPALTLGVGASGLIARMTRSAMLEVLHQDYVRTALAKGVPGRRVLVRHALRNALIPVVTVIGLSMGTLLAGAVTVETVFAIPGVGLLVISSVLRRDLPVIQGVLLFAATVYVLVNLLVDLIYVYLDPRITYV from the coding sequence GTGTTCGCCTACCTGCTGCGCCGCCTGGCGGCCCTCGTGCCGGTCATGCTGATCGTGGCGACGGTCGGTTTCGTCATCGTCCGGCTGGCGCCGGGGGACCCGGCCGTGGTAATGTTGGGGCCTGATGCCTCACCGGACCGCGTAGCGGAGCTGCGGCGCGACCTGGGGCTGCAGGAGCCCGTGCCGGTCCAGTTGCTGCGGTGGTACCAGCGGGTCCTCCGAGCCGATTTCGGCCGCTCCGTCTTCGAGGGGGACCCCGTCACCCAGGTCATTCGCAATCGCCTGGAGCCGACGGTGCTGCTGACGCTGCTGGCGATGGTGGTAGCCATGGCCATCGGCGTTCCAGCAGGAGTGGCCTCGGCCGTGCGCCGGAACAGCCTCGTCGACCAGCTGCTGATGGGCGTAGCGCTGCTCGGCGTCTCTATGCCGAGCTTCTGGCTGGGTCTCAACCTGATCCTGGTCTTCTCCCTGGCGCTGGGCCTGTTCCCGGTCTCAGGATACGTGCCGCTCCACGAGAACTGGACAGCCGCCCTGCGGTCGCTGGTCCTGCCGGCGCTGACGTTGGGAGTCGGCGCGTCCGGGTTGATCGCCCGCATGACCCGGTCGGCCATGCTGGAGGTCCTGCATCAGGACTACGTCCGAACGGCCCTGGCGAAGGGCGTCCCCGGGCGCCGCGTGCTGGTCCGGCACGCCCTCCGGAACGCCCTGATCCCCGTCGTCACGGTCATCGGGCTTTCCATGGGGACCTTGCTCGCCGGGGCGGTCACCGTTGAGACCGTCTTCGCGATCCCCGGCGTAGGCCTCCTGGTGATCTCCTCCGTACTGCGCCGCGACTTGCCTGTCATCCAGGGAGTCCTGCTCTTCGCCGCGACTGTCTACGTCCTCGTGAACCTCCTGGTGGACTTGATCTACGTCTACCTGGATCCTCGCATCACCTACGTATGA
- a CDS encoding ester cyclase, translating to MKAEQTLEERNKEVIRQAIQAFNDRDLDRFFSLHTEDTTSHEVYFPEPLGRDAFRAFLEEFLEAYPDARIETQNMVAQGNQVAVENVFTATFLKPLKGVQPTGRSFAIREGVFFELKDGKIHRARIYLDQKTAEEQLGLRHGDGTRA from the coding sequence GTGAAAGCCGAGCAGACGTTGGAGGAGCGGAACAAGGAGGTCATTCGGCAAGCTATCCAGGCCTTCAATGACCGCGACCTCGATCGCTTCTTCTCGCTCCACACCGAGGACACGACCTCCCACGAGGTCTACTTCCCGGAGCCGCTAGGGCGGGACGCGTTCCGGGCCTTCCTGGAAGAGTTCTTGGAGGCATACCCCGACGCCCGCATCGAGACCCAGAACATGGTGGCTCAGGGCAACCAGGTGGCTGTCGAGAATGTCTTCACGGCGACCTTCCTGAAACCCCTCAAGGGGGTGCAGCCCACAGGGAGGTCCTTTGCGATCCGAGAAGGCGTCTTTTTCGAGCTGAAGGACGGCAAGATCCACCGCGCCCGCATCTATCTGGACCAGAAGACGGCGGAGGAACAACTGGGGCTACGGCACGGGGATGGGACAAGGGCGTGA
- a CDS encoding prolyl oligopeptidase family serine peptidase, which produces MSGTAPADRSRHITIAFHSPYDGTLQQADVHAPGADLGEPLPLVLAPHPIGWTAAQDYSGGIEGLKRGTHQGWRGLADRYGVLILQPHGHGRVEPLASCAFQGQIDDMAFLIDALPAHGFLVDRSRVYACGLSMGGLEAIVLLGRYPDRIAAGFAFNPVVDLAAWYEDLRTSPVADIRSYRTWERIAREVGGDPDEVPDAYHRRSGFAYLEGLTRTPLMLYWTRFDTVVPRQTTHHALRLYREIKSRSVTSPVAEYEHALSHGSLPSQGDWEAGWRLHEYADYDLALCWLLRHRKAL; this is translated from the coding sequence GTGAGCGGGACTGCACCGGCGGATCGCAGCCGGCACATCACCATCGCTTTCCACTCGCCCTACGACGGCACCCTGCAGCAGGCCGATGTCCATGCGCCAGGAGCGGACTTGGGAGAGCCGCTTCCTCTCGTCCTCGCTCCGCACCCGATCGGCTGGACCGCGGCGCAAGACTACTCCGGGGGGATCGAGGGCCTGAAGCGAGGGACCCATCAAGGGTGGAGGGGCCTGGCTGACCGCTATGGCGTCCTGATCCTCCAGCCCCACGGCCACGGCCGTGTCGAGCCGCTGGCGTCCTGCGCCTTCCAGGGGCAAATCGACGACATGGCCTTCCTGATCGACGCGCTCCCCGCGCACGGTTTCCTCGTGGACCGCAGCCGTGTTTACGCTTGCGGCCTCAGCATGGGGGGCCTCGAGGCGATCGTCCTGCTGGGGCGCTACCCCGACCGCATCGCCGCCGGCTTCGCGTTCAACCCGGTCGTGGACCTGGCCGCCTGGTATGAGGACCTGCGCACGAGCCCTGTGGCTGACATCCGATCCTACCGGACCTGGGAGCGGATCGCTCGCGAAGTCGGGGGGGATCCGGACGAGGTGCCGGACGCCTATCACCGTCGCAGCGGGTTTGCCTACCTGGAGGGACTCACGCGCACTCCCCTGATGCTCTACTGGACGCGCTTCGACACCGTGGTGCCGCGGCAAACTACGCACCACGCCTTACGTCTCTACCGTGAGATCAAGTCCCGATCTGTGACGAGCCCAGTGGCGGAGTACGAGCACGCGCTGAGTCACGGCTCCCTTCCGTCCCAGGGCGACTGGGAGGCCGGTTGGCGACTGCACGAGTATGCCGATTACGACCTGGCCCTGTGTTGGCTGCTACGCCACCGCAAGGCCCTCTGA
- a CDS encoding ABC transporter permease, whose protein sequence is MAIGGTIVSAVALAALLAPVIAPHDPATLDVLGRLSPPTWAHPFGTDNLGRDIFSRVLFGARLSLLIGGLVVGTSGALGTLIGMLAGFHPRLDRILMRVVDGLMAFPGILLAIALMAATGQRLENVVIALAAIFTPRMARVVRAVVLSLREMEYVQAGRALGATDWRIIRVHVLPNARGPMIVQGTFIFAESVLAEAALDFLGAGLPPDVPTWGTIIAAGRMFLQRAPWITIFPGVAIMLTVLGLNLLGDGLRDLADPHLRGQTRTGGAG, encoded by the coding sequence ATGGCGATCGGCGGGACGATCGTCAGCGCCGTTGCCCTGGCGGCGCTCCTTGCGCCGGTGATCGCCCCGCACGATCCGGCGACCCTCGACGTGCTCGGCCGATTGAGTCCTCCGACATGGGCCCACCCCTTCGGGACCGATAACCTCGGCCGGGACATCTTCAGCCGCGTCCTCTTCGGGGCTCGCCTCTCCCTGCTGATCGGCGGGCTGGTGGTGGGCACCTCGGGTGCACTGGGGACCCTCATCGGGATGCTCGCTGGCTTCCACCCGCGGTTGGACCGCATCCTGATGCGGGTGGTGGATGGCCTCATGGCCTTCCCCGGGATCCTGTTGGCGATCGCACTCATGGCCGCGACGGGGCAGCGTCTGGAGAACGTGGTCATTGCCCTGGCCGCCATCTTCACGCCGCGGATGGCGAGGGTCGTCCGCGCAGTCGTGCTGAGCCTGCGCGAGATGGAATACGTTCAGGCGGGCCGGGCCCTGGGCGCCACCGACTGGCGGATCATTCGCGTGCATGTCTTGCCCAACGCGCGCGGACCGATGATTGTCCAGGGAACCTTCATCTTTGCTGAATCGGTCCTGGCTGAGGCGGCCCTGGACTTCCTGGGCGCGGGCCTCCCGCCCGATGTCCCTACCTGGGGCACGATTATCGCTGCGGGGCGGATGTTCTTGCAGCGGGCGCCATGGATCACCATCTTCCCTGGCGTGGCCATCATGCTGACGGTCCTGGGATTGAACCTGCTTGGGGACGGTCTGCGCGACCTCGCCGATCCGCACCTGCGGGGACAGACACGAACTGGTGGCGCAGGATGA